aatagagattgcatcatctgtggatctgttggagcggtatgcaaattggagtgggtctagggtttctgggataatggtgttgatggtgTTCACTGTGCGGTGTCTCTGCAGGCTATGGGCTGCCTGCTGTATAAGCTGTGCTACTTCACCCTGCCATTTGGGGAGAGCCAGGTGGCCATCTGTGACGGCAGCTTCACTATTCCAGACAACTCCCGCTACTCCCAGGACATGCACTGCCTCATCAGTGAGTAGCCATCCTCCCCATCACCTTATACTCACTGGTCTGTTTTTTTATCTGTGTGAGAGAGTCAAGGCTCTGTCTTTCTTTTCTGGCTCTGTTTTTCTCCTCTGtgccctttctctctttcacagTCCAAGTATTTTAGTCCAAAGAGAGAAATATATCATTACCAACCATATATTTTTTTCCATTCATCAGGATACATGCTGGAGCCTGACCCTGAGAAGAGACCAGATATCTACCAAGTGTCCTACTTCGCCTTCAGGCTGGCCAGGATGGAATGCCCCATCCAGAATGTACATGTAAGTCACCTCACCTTCAGAAATGACAACAGGTCTAGAAAATCTCCCTTGAGACAAagttacaaccaaataattaaaAGGGTCATAATGTAGAGGACCTTTTAACTTTATCTGATTTGTTACCTTGTTCTTTCCTAATGCCAGGTGTAAATTAATAATTGAAAGTAAGAGATGATATGTTAGGCACTGTACATTTTATTAAGATGTTTTATTTAAGTCTAATCGTTTTGGAAAGCAACATAAGTGTAGTGCAAAATGCCAGAAGATGGGGGAGCAGGGAGCTTTGTGGTTGTTGCCAGATGGCTTCCCTCCATCCCCTAGGCCCCTTTGCTATGCATTGATGGAGCAATGTCAGCACTCAATCATCTGACACAGCACATTTCAGACCACATTCCCAAAGTGGACATTCAAGGCCGGTTCATGAAATCTGTAACTGATCATTAAATTGCTTCAATCATGTGTCATGCAGAAGTTATAATGATAAAGGGTTCTTGTTCCCGCTCTGTGACAAAACGTTTATACTAGAAATCTGAGTGAAGCTAATTGATTTTAATTGGGTAATATATCTAAGCATAGTACTGTACTCTTCTCACCTTCTTAGAACTCCCCTATTCCTACAAAACTCCCCGAACCAATCAGAGCCAGCGAAGCTGTGGCCAAAAAGAGTCAATCCAAAGCCAGGTGAGTGAGGAGCATGAGTATCTGGGCTTTTTTATAGTTAGAGATGTCAAGCTCCGGCAATGAAAACCTGCCCTTCCTGTCCCCTTCCAGGCTCACAGACCCCGTACCCACAATGGAAACCTCCATCGCACCCCGTTCACGGCCCAAAGCTGGAGGGGCCCAGCCCATAGGCATCCTGCCCATCCAGCCGGCCCTCACACCACGCAAGAGACCCAACGTGGCTGCAGGAGGGCCCCAGCCCATAGGTACGAATACAGTACCCTCTATACCACCTCTGTTTCTCAAAGCTTGAACCATAAGGATCTGATGATGTGGTGAGCTGAGGCCTGCTAATAGTGAAAGTATCTTATCCTGTAACAAAACACTCACCAAGATAGGCATCCTGTATTGAGCTTGACGTATTGAAATGTTCCACATCTTTGGCTGACATAACATGTCCTTGTAATCCCAGTGGTTCAATTTGTCCAGCCGGACAAGTCTTTAATAGTCTATTAATGACCCCTTGGTGACATTCATAGTCTATCTGTCCATATGCTTGAATAGAGACGGATAGGAGCTTCAAGCTTGTCTGTTTCAGTCAATTGTTATCAAGTCACCCTTACACTTCAGCTCCACTATACGCTTTGCTTTGTTTTGCCATCAGCGTCGCGTCAATGTGAAGTTTTACCTACTACAGAGAGTGCCATGTTTTGAGAGcgtagaggagcagagaggaagtgTCTCTTTATTCTATTTTCCTGTACTGTACCATAATTATTGATTATGCGTAAGTACAATAGCTTTGGTTCAGTTTTTGGCAAGTACTCATTCAATTATTGCTAGGGGTTGTACTAAATTATCCTTTAATTTCACAAGTTGCTTTTGTTTACATTGTGAATATAGTCATAATGAGTTTCTGCTAGCTAGTAGCTTCTTGACTTCATaaatctggataagagcctctgctaaatgactaaaatgtaaatgtaaatcttagTAAAATAACCAGTGGTGTATAGTCAAGGCCATATACAACCAAAATCAACTTTATTTCAATTCACAAGATAGAATTGAACCGCAGCGATTCTTGATCTTGGACGCTGCCATTGGACATGACGCAACGCGAGCGCGACACGGGCAGTAAAGCAGCTTTCATTGATTTCAAAAGAAGCATTCCCTCAATGGCTGATGGCAATGCCTGGTCACCCAGTGGCTGTAGTTTAGCAGGGCTGTTACAAGACAACCATCTTCACTGTATTATAGGTGTTTTAGGCGCTGCCCATCCTGCTGCTGCTGTCCAATCAGTTCAGCAGGCACCTACTGCACAGGCCACACCCCCACTGTCTCAGACCACCTCTTCGCAACCCATGGCCACGCCCCAGCATCAGCAGGGTCTCTTCATGAAGCAGCAGGTGGCAGACTTTTTCAGCCCACAGCAGCAAGTCAACCAGGTGGGCATACAGTATTTCATATTAGTCTACTAAAGGCACTATTTATTACCTTATGTTGATAATCTTGTTGCCATTTGCCAATAATATCAAGTAATTTCACTGCAATATTCCATTTACTTTGTCTCTCAATAGTATTAGTAGGAGACTCCTTGGTCATAAACATGGTCCACTGTATGCTCGTGCTGTGTATGTAAGGACGCCATTGTTTGTTTTGTATCCATTTATTGTCTTCCAACTTTTGTTTCTATGCAGAGTGCACTTTTAGCAGGACCTTGTGGTTTTGGATTCAATTGAATCAAACGGAATAACTTTATTGACTTTGCAGAAACTCCCCTCTGATGTGTTAAACCAGTTCACCACATGTCAAGTTTCATGAACAACACAGGTCTCAGAAGGGTATTTACATGTGGGGAACTGGTTTGCACTTCTCAGAGCAATAACTAATCCCAGACTGGGCCAAATGAGACCGTAGGGAGAGGTTTTCCTGAACACTGGTTGTGTTTTTCCCACCATCCTATCCCTAAGCAGCATCAGCTGGTGCAGACCCTCTACaaacggcagcagcagcagcctcccATGCTGGCCCCCCAGGGCTCTGTGGCTGTGCAGCCCAAAGCTAATCCTGCGGCTCCAGTTGCTCCTCTGCAGCCACCAACCGGCCCTGTGCTCCCCTACCCCCAAACAGCAGCTCCCCCTCCATCTCAGCCTGCACCTGATTCCGACTCTGACTGTGACTCTGAGCCCATGGTAACCGCCCTCCCCTCCGGCAGCATGCTGTGCTTTGGGACAGGGGGGCTAACGGGCCCTCTCCTTCTGTCTGGGGCCTTCGAATCTAGCTAATCACCGAACACTGACTTTGTATGCATTCTACATTTGAATTGGATTAGTTCCCTTTGAAATAACTGCATGTTTTATTGATCTATGTTAACAATGATGTAGAAATACTTGCTCTTGGATTGGTCTTGTATCCTGTTGTGAGGACTGAATGAAGCAAAAGTAAACATGAATGCTGTAATAAGGTGCATACAAACAATGTAAAGAAGGTCATCTTTGAATCTTTTTAGTAATTCTTTCAAACATCAAAGTCAGATATTTCATGCTTTGCCTGGTGTTCAAAGATATCAAACCAAAAAGATTAGATTTAGAAGCTgtctggctgcttttcctttcaCTATGGTTATAGTGTCTAAGGTTGTCATGAAACATCTCTGTCCCTGGAACCTGTCACCACTCAGTTGTCTCTTTTTTAATTTGTGTGTTTTGTTATTTATTCTTCTAAATCTTCTAAATCCAATCTCTCAACAAAAACATTTGAATCAATAACTGATAATCCTCAAGACCATCCATTGGTGCTTTGCCATTAATCAACCATGTCTTTCCACTAACCAGTAGAATGTGTTTCAATGTGGTTTTGCAATCGTTCTGTATTTTGGGATGCAATGAAAATAATATCCTCTTAGAGAATGGCTAATCAACTTGTATCAACCTGTAATTTTCTTCCTTCTCTCCCTGATTTTCATATTCATTGTGatataactctctctctttcctccccagCCTCTGGCCTCTGGCCGTGGGCTCCACAAGGTTGGCTCCCTGacgcccccctcctccccaaagaTGGCCCCCCGGGGTGGCCACAGGCGCATCCTGAGCGACGTCACCCACAGTGCTGTGTTTGGGGTCCCAGTCAGCAGGTCCACCCAGCTACtgcaggcagctgcagccgaggcCAGCCTCAACAAGTCCAAGTGAGCTGAATTAACTCATCTCAATGAACTAATAATCAACTGTCCAATTATTCcaataacacagagagagagatgcaggccAATAAATATACAACAGAGAACCATATAAACACCCCCTTTATAGCCCAGTTTAACACAGCAATAAACCGTCTATTCAATCTACAATGAACTCAATAGACTTTTTAATCACCCATATTTGCTTACATGCTCTATATTTGGCACAGACTCGTTTGTACATAAGATAAATGAGATGGATGATTTCCACTGTAACCGTTGTGTTTCCATATGTTTGTTGTAGGTCAGCCAGCACCACCCCCTCTGGCTCCCCCTGCTCCTCCCAGCAGAGTGTGTACCAGCCAGGTGAGGGCGGTGCCCAGACAGCTCCCTATGCACCCACTGGCAGCTGGAACCCATTTGGTGACGACAACTTCTCCAAGCTCACTGCCGAGGAGCTACTCAACAAGGACTTTGCCAAGCTGGTCGAGAGTAAGACCACAATGTCCAGTCGGTGTTTATGCGTCTACAAGTGCAATGGAtagttggtagatgggtaaatgaACAGAGGTGATGTTTTCTAATTGTGTATGTCTTTATGACAGCTACAACAGGGGAGAGGGCCAGCCTCTCCACAGAGAACCTCATTCCAGGGCTGCAGCCTGTCTCTGCTGCTGGTGCCACAGGCAAGGCTTTCCCAGGTAAGGCTGTCCATGTGTtcaccagccctcctctctccttgtGTCATGAATACGTTATTATCCCTCCCTCATTTCTACATATGTGGTGTCCTCATGTGTTTTTAGGTGTTGGCTTCTTCTCTGTAAATCTTTCTTTAAGACAAATATTTCCTCCCTTTTTCCTCGTTTACAATGTATCCAATATTGGTTTGTGTAGTTGTTGGTTTAGCTTCTGTAACTTTGTACCAACTACGGTCTACATGTGCAGTGCTTTTATATTGTGTCATGATTAGATGTTGCGTATATCAGTCCCAGAGACATCCAACTGTCCCATATATATAATTGTAATGCCCTTCTAGCCATTATAAtaatggccattaatatggagttggtcccccctttgctactataacagcctccactcttctggaaaggctttccactagatgttggaacattgctgcggggacttgcttccattcagccacaagagcattagtgaggtcggcactgatgttgggcgattaggcctggcttgcagtcagcgttccaattcaacccaaaggtgttcgatggggttgaggtcagggctctgtgcaggcctgtcgacaaacaatttctgtatggacctcgctttgtgcacaggggcattgtcatgctgaaacaggaaagggccttccccaaactgttgccacaaagttggaagcacagaatcgtctagaatgtcattatatgctgtagcattaagatttcccttcacaggaactaaggggcctagcccgaaccatgaaaaacagccccagaccattattcctcctccaccaaactttacagttggcactatgtattcgggcaggtagcattctcctggcatccgccaaacccagattcgtatgtcggactgccagatggtgaagcgtgattcatcactccagagaccaatggcggcgagtttacaccactccagccgacgcttggtattgtgcatggtgatcttaggcttatgtgcagctgctcggccatggaaacccatttcatgaagctcccgatgaacagttattgtgctgacgttgcttccagaggtcatttggaacttggtagtgagagTTGCAACCGAGTGTTGCAGACAATTTTTGTCGGTCCCGTtctctgagcttgtgtggcctaccacgtcgtggctgagacgttgttgctccgagatgtttccacttcacaataacagcacttacagttgaccggggcagctctaacagggcagaaatttgacgaactgacttgttggaaaggtggcatcctatgacggtgccacattgaaagtcactgagctcttcagtacgggccattctgctgccaatgtttgtatatggagattgcatggttgtgtgcttgattttatacacctgtcagcaactgaaatagctgaatcacaAATTtcaagggatgtccacatactagTGTATGTCCTATATCTCATGTTCCTTAAATCCATTGTTTATATAATGACTCTGAGATGACATGGCTTTGCTCTGTAGTCCTGTTGTCCCTGTCCTGTTAgtatataaataatatgccatttagcagacgcttttatctaaagcgacttacagtcatgcgtgcataattttttttgtgtatgggtggtcccggggatcgaacccactaccttggcgttacaagcgctgtgctcttcCAGCTGAGCTACTGTTAGCACAGTAAACGCACTCATTGATTCCCTTTCAGCTCCTATGAATAGAGACCTTAGCTGGATCGCCTAATACTTGTGGATCCGTGCCTCTAACTGCACTGTTGGCTGCTTACCGGAAGGACATATTCTACTTTGTTAATTGGATTGCTGTACTGTAGCCTACCTCTGGAGGTGCCTGCTTTAGAATGCCTCTGTCACTGTGAAAAGTGGGAAAGTTTAGCATCACATCTGAGCTCTTCCTTCAGTTGGTAGTTGACTGCTTTTCCAAATGGCTCAGGAGCAATACACTGTCCTCAGTTTGTTTTAGCTCAGTCTGGTCTGTGCAAAGGCCCACAGAGTGGCTGCAGTGACAGTCGAACAGTCAGTGGGGACTGAGACTGAGCTGAGGGGA
The sequence above is a segment of the Coregonus clupeaformis isolate EN_2021a chromosome 16, ASM2061545v1, whole genome shotgun sequence genome. Coding sequences within it:
- the LOC121584838 gene encoding AP2-associated protein kinase 1 isoform X5 — encoded protein: MKKFFDSRREIVSSGPASGAGGGGIGSGSSGGSFIGRVFTIGRYQVTVDETVAEGGFAIVFLVRTNQGVRCALKRMYVNNEHDLQICKLEIQIMRDLVGHRNIVGFLDSSITAVGAGDVWEVLILMDFCRGGQVVNLMNQRLQTGFTEAEVLQVFCDTCEAVARLHQCKTPIIHRDLKVENILLHDRGHYVLCDFGSATNRFQNPQTEGVPLVEEEIKKYTTLSYRAPEMINLYNGMVITTKADIWAMGCLLYKLCYFTLPFGESQVAICDGSFTIPDNSRYSQDMHCLIRYMLEPDPEKRPDIYQVSYFAFRLARMECPIQNVHNSPIPTKLPEPIRASEAVAKKSQSKARLTDPVPTMETSIAPRSRPKAGGAQPIGILPIQPALTPRKRPNVAAGGPQPIGVLGAAHPAAAVQSVQQAPTAQATPPLSQTTSSQPMATPQHQQGLFMKQQVADFFSPQQQVNQQHQLVQTLYKRQQQQPPMLAPQGSVAVQPKANPAAPVAPLQPPTGPVLPYPQTAAPPPSQPAPDSDSDCDSEPMPLASGRGLHKVGSLTPPSSPKMAPRGGHRRILSDVTHSAVFGVPVSRSTQLLQAAAAEASLNKSKSASTTPSGSPCSSQQSVYQPGEGGAQTAPYAPTGSWNPFGDDNFSKLTAEELLNKDFAKLVETTTGERASLSTENLIPGLQPVSAAGATGKAFPEKLIEGLKSPETSLLLPDLLPLADPFSSSGEGNSNAAAKAEMYVDSLIPGLETVSASLPDPLAGEGSLLGCSLLSHTSTPGALPVCVPPSSCSSAPPGSASCLDELAPVSFGTAQAPADSAYLMSGFQPLEAGKKGTEDEFDPIPVLISKNSNNQGGHSRSNSGSSESSIPNMARSLLLVDQLIDL